The Achromobacter deleyi genome has a window encoding:
- the rimM gene encoding ribosome maturation factor RimM (Essential for efficient processing of 16S rRNA) produces MSDAATSNAAPTDLIELGRITAAYGVKGWVKVQPHSANAEVLLSASQWWLTRPVPELARGAVASAPVAFKIVQVRSQGATVVAQLKGIADRDQAEALRGYSVQAPRGSFPAPEEDEYYWVDLIGCALYTSANGEPALIGVVGEVLDNGAHAVLKVLCQKVGAEGPEPILDAKGRPAEMLVPFVRAHIHAVDLAARRIDSDWPADL; encoded by the coding sequence ATGTCTGATGCCGCAACCTCCAACGCGGCGCCTACGGATTTGATCGAGCTGGGCCGCATCACTGCAGCCTACGGTGTGAAAGGCTGGGTTAAGGTGCAGCCACATTCGGCCAATGCCGAAGTGCTGCTCTCAGCGTCTCAATGGTGGTTGACTCGCCCTGTGCCTGAATTGGCGCGGGGCGCTGTCGCGTCTGCGCCTGTCGCATTCAAGATCGTGCAAGTCCGTTCGCAGGGCGCCACCGTGGTGGCGCAGTTGAAAGGCATTGCCGATCGCGATCAGGCCGAAGCGCTGCGCGGTTATTCCGTGCAAGCGCCGCGCGGTTCTTTTCCCGCGCCAGAGGAAGACGAATACTACTGGGTCGATCTTATCGGTTGCGCGCTGTACACCAGCGCCAACGGCGAACCCGCGCTGATAGGCGTGGTTGGCGAGGTCCTTGATAACGGCGCTCATGCCGTCTTGAAGGTCTTGTGCCAGAAGGTGGGGGCCGAAGGTCCCGAGCCCATCCTGGACGCCAAAGGCCGACCCGCCGAAATGCTCGTTCCGTTCGTACGCGCGCACATCCACGCCGTCGATTTGGCCGCTCGTCGCATCGACA
- the rpsP gene encoding 30S ribosomal protein S16: MVVIRLARGGSKKRPFYNLVATDSRNRRDGRFIERVGFYNPVASEGTENLRIALDRVQYWTGTGAQLSPAVERLVKDYSAKVSAAA; this comes from the coding sequence ATGGTGGTGATTCGCCTGGCCCGCGGTGGGTCCAAGAAGCGTCCGTTTTACAACCTGGTGGCCACCGATTCGCGTAACCGTCGCGACGGCCGCTTCATCGAGCGCGTGGGTTTCTACAACCCCGTAGCTAGCGAAGGCACGGAAAACCTGCGCATTGCGCTGGACCGCGTGCAATACTGGACTGGCACCGGCGCGCAACTGTCGCCCGCTGTCGAGCGTCTGGTCAAAGACTACTCGGCCAAGGTTTCCGCCGCGGCTTGA
- a CDS encoding sulfurtransferase TusA family protein has protein sequence MSGVDTSLDTGAEAPAFEQEVDASGLTCPLPILRAKKALAQMESGQVLRVITTDRNAIRDFQAFARQTGNALVAQSETDGRGVHFLRRR, from the coding sequence ATGAGCGGCGTTGATACCAGCCTTGATACTGGCGCCGAGGCGCCGGCCTTCGAGCAGGAGGTCGATGCCAGCGGCCTGACTTGTCCCTTGCCCATCTTGCGCGCCAAGAAGGCATTGGCGCAGATGGAAAGCGGGCAGGTGTTGCGTGTCATCACCACGGATCGCAACGCGATCCGCGACTTCCAGGCCTTTGCGCGCCAGACCGGCAATGCGCTGGTCGCGCAAAGCGAAACCGACGGCCGCGGCGTGCATTTCCTGCGCCGGCGCTGA
- the alaS gene encoding alanine--tRNA ligase, which translates to MKSSEIRQQFLQFFKSKGHTIVPSSSLVPGNDPTLLFTNSGMVQFKDVFTGKESRSYTRATSSQRSVRAGGKHNDLENVGYTARHHTFFEMLGNFSFGDYFKRDAIQYAWELLTQVYKLPAEKLWVTVYQEDDEAYDIWAKEVGVPTERIIRIGDNKGARYASDNFWQMADTGPCGPCSEIFFDHGPEIWGGPPGSPEEDGDRYIEIWNLVFMQFERDAAGNMPRLPRPCVDTGMGLERIAAVLQGVHSNYEIDLFQHLIAAAARETGIKDLEDNSLKVIADHIRACSFLIVDGVIPSNEGRGYVLRRIVRRALRHGYKLGQTKPFFHRLVPDLVAEMGEAYPELAATADRVAQVLKQEEERFGETLEHGMRILDTALANVPKGGVLDGTTLFTLYDTYGFPVDLTADICREREVEVDMAGFEVAMERQRDQARAAGKFKMAEGLSYEGAETRFEGYEKLELDNVKVTALYVDGTQVQDVKAGQSAVVVLDATPFYAESGGQVGDTGLLEADGLRFAVADTLKIQAGVFGHHGVLESGALSVGDTLLARVDAVRRARTVRNHSATHLMHKALRQVLGAHVQQRGSLVDPDKTRFDFAQDAPLTAEQIARVEAIVNAEVLANQPTVAQVMAYDDAVKGGAMALFGEKYGDTVRVLDIGFSRELCGGTHVSRTGDIGLFKIVSEGGVAAGVRRIEAITGDNALAWVQNQNALLTQVAGMLRSTPADLPVRIAQVQDQVKALEKELEQSRNKLAASAGNDLASSAAVEVKGIRVLAASIGDVDPKALRGMVDNLKDRLKPAVVLLATGSADGKISVVGGVTADLTDRIKAGDLVGFVASQVGGKGGGRPDMAMGGGTDIAALPAAIAGVQKWVDERL; encoded by the coding sequence ATGAAATCCTCCGAGATTCGCCAGCAGTTTCTGCAATTCTTCAAGTCCAAGGGACACACCATTGTTCCTTCGTCGTCGCTCGTCCCGGGCAACGACCCGACCTTGCTCTTCACCAATTCGGGCATGGTCCAGTTCAAGGACGTCTTCACGGGCAAGGAATCGCGGTCGTACACGCGTGCCACCTCGTCGCAGCGCAGCGTGCGCGCCGGGGGCAAGCACAATGACCTGGAGAACGTGGGCTATACCGCCCGCCACCATACGTTCTTCGAAATGCTGGGCAATTTCAGCTTTGGCGATTACTTCAAGCGTGACGCCATCCAGTACGCCTGGGAATTGCTGACGCAGGTCTACAAGCTGCCCGCCGAAAAGCTCTGGGTCACCGTGTACCAGGAAGATGACGAGGCCTACGACATCTGGGCCAAGGAAGTCGGCGTGCCGACCGAGCGCATCATCCGCATCGGCGACAACAAGGGGGCGCGCTACGCGTCCGACAACTTCTGGCAGATGGCCGATACCGGTCCCTGCGGTCCGTGCTCGGAAATCTTCTTTGACCACGGCCCCGAGATCTGGGGCGGCCCCCCGGGATCGCCCGAAGAAGACGGCGACCGCTACATCGAGATCTGGAACCTGGTGTTCATGCAGTTCGAACGCGATGCCGCCGGCAACATGCCGCGTCTGCCGCGTCCCTGTGTCGATACCGGCATGGGCCTGGAACGCATCGCCGCCGTCCTGCAAGGCGTGCATTCCAACTACGAAATCGATCTCTTCCAGCACCTGATCGCCGCCGCCGCGCGCGAAACCGGCATCAAGGACCTTGAAGACAACTCGCTCAAGGTCATCGCGGACCACATCCGCGCCTGCTCGTTCCTGATCGTCGACGGCGTGATTCCCAGCAACGAAGGCCGCGGCTATGTGCTGCGCCGCATCGTCCGCCGCGCGCTGCGCCACGGCTACAAGCTGGGCCAGACCAAGCCGTTCTTTCACCGTCTGGTGCCCGATCTCGTCGCCGAAATGGGCGAGGCCTACCCGGAACTGGCCGCAACGGCCGACCGCGTGGCCCAGGTGCTCAAGCAGGAAGAAGAGCGCTTCGGCGAAACCCTGGAACACGGCATGCGCATCCTGGACACGGCCTTGGCCAATGTGCCCAAGGGCGGCGTGCTGGACGGCACCACGCTGTTCACCCTGTATGACACCTACGGCTTCCCCGTGGACCTGACCGCCGACATCTGCCGCGAACGCGAAGTGGAAGTCGACATGGCCGGTTTCGAGGTCGCCATGGAACGCCAGCGCGACCAGGCCCGTGCCGCCGGCAAATTCAAGATGGCCGAAGGCCTGAGCTACGAAGGCGCCGAAACGCGCTTCGAAGGCTACGAAAAACTGGAACTGGACAACGTCAAGGTCACGGCTCTGTACGTCGACGGCACCCAGGTCCAGGACGTGAAGGCCGGCCAGAGCGCCGTGGTCGTGCTGGACGCCACCCCGTTCTACGCGGAGTCGGGCGGCCAGGTCGGCGACACCGGCCTGCTGGAAGCCGACGGCTTGCGCTTTGCCGTCGCCGATACCCTGAAGATCCAGGCCGGCGTGTTCGGTCACCACGGCGTGCTGGAATCCGGTGCGCTGTCGGTCGGCGACACCCTGCTGGCCCGCGTGGATGCAGTCCGCCGCGCCCGCACGGTCCGCAACCACTCCGCCACCCACCTGATGCACAAGGCGTTGCGCCAGGTGCTCGGCGCGCATGTGCAGCAGCGCGGCTCGCTGGTGGATCCCGACAAGACCCGTTTCGACTTCGCGCAGGATGCGCCGTTGACGGCGGAACAGATCGCCCGCGTCGAGGCCATCGTCAATGCCGAAGTCCTGGCCAACCAGCCTACCGTCGCCCAGGTCATGGCCTACGATGACGCCGTCAAGGGCGGCGCCATGGCGCTGTTCGGCGAAAAATACGGCGATACGGTGCGGGTGCTGGATATCGGTTTCTCGCGTGAACTCTGCGGCGGCACGCATGTCAGCCGCACTGGCGACATCGGCCTGTTCAAGATCGTCTCCGAAGGCGGCGTGGCTGCGGGCGTGCGCCGCATCGAAGCCATCACCGGCGACAACGCGCTGGCCTGGGTGCAGAACCAGAACGCCTTGCTGACCCAGGTCGCGGGCATGCTGCGCAGCACGCCCGCCGACTTGCCCGTGCGCATCGCGCAGGTGCAGGACCAGGTCAAGGCGCTCGAGAAGGAACTGGAGCAATCGCGCAATAAGCTGGCCGCCAGCGCCGGCAACGACCTGGCTTCCAGCGCCGCGGTCGAGGTCAAGGGCATCAGGGTTCTGGCCGCCAGCATCGGCGACGTGGATCCCAAGGCGCTGCGCGGCATGGTCGATAACCTCAAGGATCGGCTGAAGCCCGCCGTCGTGCTTCTGGCTACCGGCTCCGCCGATGGCAAGATCAGCGTGGTGGGCGGCGTGACCGCCGACCTGACCGACCGCATCAAGGCCGGCGACCTGGTGGGCTTCGTCGCCAGCCAGGTGGGCGGCAAGGGCGGCGGCCGTCCCGACATGGCCATGGGCGGCGGCACCGATATCGCGGCATTGCCCGCGGCGATCGCCGGCGTGCAGAAATGGGTGGACGAGCGACTCTGA
- a CDS encoding prepilin — MLNRPFRARPRRQSGFSLAAMALALAITTAIAIWASNQVVHGIEASAARSTGVWLTQVRLAVAGVLARHFDAMAKGEAPKSSQGQPLFVDPFGPTLAELRSHGHLPADFPNQSAMGFGAEIRISRAPACPGEACRIDGVVYADKPLLKKGTQFPDQIAMASVIEAAGGYGGAVWPEAPGQLRGAAYNFPNPLAPGAPTYAPGTLALWAGAGAGSGQPDLSSYVKMRDTRDPDLQGSLSVAANVHAGNYLTVGARETPGHFCNVASGALASSDQGELLACQSSVWTQASGGFGGAYSMNWPLGCFHYTGVSTANPRTGQCSCPDGYAGVIVSAGGKWSEIEGWTTGYVCLR, encoded by the coding sequence GTGTTGAACCGTCCCTTCCGCGCCCGCCCGCGGCGCCAGTCGGGTTTCTCGTTGGCGGCGATGGCGCTGGCGCTCGCCATTACCACCGCGATCGCCATCTGGGCGTCCAACCAGGTGGTGCACGGCATAGAAGCGTCCGCGGCGCGGTCGACGGGGGTGTGGCTGACCCAGGTCCGCCTGGCGGTGGCGGGAGTGCTGGCGCGGCATTTCGATGCCATGGCCAAGGGGGAGGCGCCCAAGAGCAGCCAAGGCCAGCCCTTGTTCGTGGACCCGTTCGGGCCCACCCTGGCCGAACTGCGCAGCCACGGGCACTTGCCCGCCGACTTCCCCAACCAGTCTGCCATGGGCTTTGGAGCGGAAATCAGGATTTCCCGGGCGCCGGCGTGTCCGGGCGAGGCTTGCCGCATCGACGGCGTGGTCTATGCCGACAAGCCGCTGCTAAAAAAGGGGACGCAATTTCCCGATCAAATCGCCATGGCCTCCGTCATCGAGGCTGCGGGCGGTTACGGCGGAGCGGTGTGGCCAGAAGCGCCAGGCCAATTGCGCGGGGCCGCGTACAACTTTCCCAATCCATTGGCCCCCGGCGCGCCCACTTATGCGCCGGGCACGCTGGCGCTGTGGGCGGGGGCAGGGGCCGGCAGCGGGCAACCGGATCTGAGCAGCTACGTCAAAATGCGCGATACGCGGGACCCTGACCTCCAGGGTTCGCTCTCGGTGGCGGCCAACGTTCATGCGGGGAATTACCTGACCGTGGGCGCCCGGGAGACCCCGGGCCATTTCTGCAATGTCGCATCGGGCGCGCTGGCCAGTTCCGACCAAGGGGAGCTGCTTGCCTGCCAGTCCAGCGTCTGGACGCAGGCAAGCGGCGGTTTTGGAGGGGCGTACAGCATGAATTGGCCGTTGGGCTGCTTTCATTACACGGGCGTTTCCACCGCAAATCCGCGCACGGGGCAGTGTTCCTGCCCGGACGGCTACGCGGGCGTGATTGTTTCCGCAGGGGGCAAATGGTCAGAGATCGAGGGGTGGACCACCGGTTACGTCTGCCTCCGGTAG
- a CDS encoding type 4 pilus major pilin, with translation MFRSGAVRQMGFSLMEVSIVTAIVLLIAIVGIPAIGAYVIENKVPKVGEELQRFIASMKINAQGGGVTPYTGLDTGALANALRDSTVLAVQGSGAAASIAHGLGGSGAGGSGVVEVEPAAVDGAGTGSAFTLTLTSVSHAACPALASVLQRVSEIISITGNSGAKVVKDSIARPSVPYRAAQAQAQCSQGDVNTFVFTAR, from the coding sequence ATGTTCCGGTCTGGCGCTGTGCGCCAAATGGGGTTTTCGTTGATGGAAGTATCCATCGTCACCGCCATTGTCTTGCTGATCGCGATTGTCGGCATCCCGGCAATTGGCGCCTATGTGATTGAAAACAAGGTGCCCAAGGTGGGCGAAGAGCTGCAGCGCTTTATCGCCAGCATGAAAATCAACGCGCAAGGCGGCGGCGTCACGCCCTACACCGGGCTGGATACCGGCGCCCTGGCCAATGCGTTGCGCGACTCCACCGTGCTGGCCGTGCAGGGCTCCGGCGCCGCGGCGAGCATCGCCCATGGACTGGGCGGCAGCGGAGCGGGCGGCAGCGGCGTGGTCGAGGTCGAACCCGCCGCCGTCGATGGCGCGGGCACGGGCTCCGCGTTCACGCTCACGCTGACCAGCGTCAGCCACGCGGCCTGCCCGGCCCTGGCTTCCGTACTGCAGCGCGTGTCAGAGATCATTTCCATCACGGGAAATAGCGGAGCCAAGGTCGTCAAGGACTCGATAGCCAGGCCCAGCGTGCCCTACCGCGCCGCGCAGGCCCAGGCCCAATGCAGCCAGGGCGATGTCAATACTTTCGTGTTTACCGCAAGATGA
- a CDS encoding general secretion pathway protein — MADPALHPSAWSRLAGGARQSWLDALRFRARRADYYEYLADVVEGTQGRKSLRDIFEDDARRYGPDTVRGRLCQHWATAYLDAGGDLGVAWSATLPSSECQLLSCVQEEGGDLAAALRDLARAARLASDAGTALVSASMAGVVAAIVAFALLCSIPFFSVPRLQQVFQAVPPEDYAPLTRALFALAEGLRQWLALWVVLVFGSVLLSLWSLANLTGDLRAVLDRWLIWRLYRDFQAIRFLSLLAVLIRQHGAADTRLRRALSVQTRDAHPWLHAHLQAMLNRIDAGASGPEIFSTGLLDPETWWYMADMMDALGVEAGLARVRQRVELRLLSRVRRQSLVLRWSLLVSSLATVLGITLWHYAVIDELRQALTNFYASQ; from the coding sequence ATGGCTGATCCCGCGCTGCACCCCTCCGCATGGTCCCGGCTCGCCGGCGGCGCTCGTCAATCGTGGCTGGACGCATTGCGCTTTCGTGCACGCCGCGCGGACTACTACGAATATCTGGCCGACGTTGTCGAAGGCACGCAAGGGCGCAAGAGCCTGCGCGACATCTTCGAAGACGACGCGCGCCGTTACGGGCCGGATACCGTGCGAGGCCGCCTGTGCCAGCACTGGGCGACGGCCTATCTGGATGCGGGCGGCGACTTGGGCGTTGCCTGGTCCGCAACGCTGCCGTCCAGCGAATGCCAATTGCTCAGCTGTGTGCAGGAAGAGGGCGGAGACCTGGCGGCGGCGCTGCGGGACCTGGCGCGCGCCGCCAGGCTGGCATCCGACGCCGGGACGGCTTTGGTGTCGGCTTCCATGGCGGGCGTGGTGGCGGCGATCGTGGCCTTCGCCTTGCTGTGTTCCATCCCATTTTTCAGTGTGCCGCGGCTGCAGCAGGTATTTCAGGCCGTGCCGCCCGAGGACTACGCGCCCCTGACACGCGCGCTGTTCGCGCTGGCCGAGGGCTTGAGGCAGTGGCTTGCGCTTTGGGTTGTCCTGGTTTTCGGCTCGGTCCTGCTGAGCCTGTGGTCGTTGGCGAACCTCACCGGAGACCTCAGGGCCGTCCTGGATCGCTGGCTGATCTGGCGGCTGTACCGGGATTTTCAGGCGATCCGCTTTCTTTCTCTGCTGGCCGTGCTCATCCGGCAGCACGGGGCGGCCGACACCCGATTGCGGCGCGCGCTGTCCGTGCAGACCCGGGATGCGCACCCCTGGCTGCATGCGCATCTGCAAGCCATGTTGAACCGCATCGACGCTGGCGCAAGCGGTCCCGAAATATTCAGCACGGGGCTGCTGGACCCGGAAACGTGGTGGTACATGGCCGACATGATGGATGCCTTGGGCGTGGAGGCCGGGCTTGCTCGCGTGCGCCAGCGCGTCGAACTCCGCTTGCTGTCGCGTGTGCGGCGGCAGTCGCTCGTACTGCGCTGGTCGTTGCTGGTCTCGTCCCTGGCGACCGTGCTGGGGATCACGCTCTGGCACTACGCCGTGATCGACGAGCTGCGCCAGGCGCTGACCAATTTCTACGCCAGCCAGTAA
- a CDS encoding ATPase, T2SS/T4P/T4SS family: protein MTTQSLPTALAARPPELRSPEDIERLEPAFVRALRGEFDLAALAGRLCPVLLEGGQAAVFAVKEYTVGDQIDEVERMVRAAGYRMAQPSRYALPAPLLLMIARGQFMASGPGRWARAKQAERASALAALFLDIVRWGVVQGASDVHINVNQRRDAGEIRYTIHGEYVGTDRFTGLSSSTLLDVLAVAWMDVRGGNGAVFDPALEQQGRIALDLEAIPIVLRWASLAADAGPSVCLRILRLDATVDGDLRALGYLPGQAETLLRAREREGGAIVLAGVVGSGKSTTIAALMRGIAPTRKVITLEDPVEYHIGNALQNTLAGALADSAWPALDAKLKTIKRSAMNDLLIGEIRDTHTGRAFMDLASSGVSLYATTHAGSAAMIPERLASDAIGVSREFLASPGILKLLVYQTLLPRLCNGCSLPVDSLWGAAQRHQVSGAGWDWRGWVREMQRAFELDADTLRVRNAAGCPECRREQLPELNGTAGRSVAAEMVEPERADGFLDRVRKRDNLGLKDMVQAAGLAAWREAPTRGVRALDCALYKVSLGEIDPRTLLRRFDLPVMPNAVGVEPARGAHG from the coding sequence ATGACAACGCAATCCTTGCCCACGGCGTTGGCCGCGCGTCCGCCCGAGCTCCGGTCGCCTGAGGACATCGAGCGCCTCGAGCCGGCGTTCGTCCGCGCGCTGCGGGGCGAATTCGACCTGGCCGCGCTGGCCGGGCGCCTGTGCCCGGTGTTGCTGGAAGGGGGGCAGGCCGCAGTCTTCGCCGTGAAGGAGTACACGGTGGGCGATCAGATCGATGAAGTCGAACGCATGGTGAGGGCCGCAGGGTACCGGATGGCGCAACCCTCCCGCTACGCGCTTCCCGCGCCGCTCCTGCTGATGATCGCGCGCGGCCAGTTCATGGCTTCGGGTCCGGGGCGGTGGGCCAGGGCGAAGCAGGCCGAGCGCGCATCGGCGCTGGCCGCGCTCTTCCTCGATATCGTGCGCTGGGGAGTGGTCCAAGGCGCAAGCGATGTTCACATCAACGTGAACCAGCGGCGCGACGCCGGCGAAATCCGCTACACCATCCATGGCGAGTACGTCGGCACCGACCGGTTCACGGGCCTGTCCAGCTCCACGCTGCTGGATGTGCTGGCCGTGGCCTGGATGGATGTGCGCGGCGGCAATGGCGCGGTCTTCGACCCCGCGCTTGAGCAACAGGGGCGCATCGCGCTCGACCTGGAAGCCATTCCCATCGTGCTGCGCTGGGCGTCGCTTGCCGCCGATGCAGGGCCTTCGGTGTGCCTGCGCATCTTGCGGCTGGACGCGACCGTTGACGGCGACCTGCGTGCGCTGGGTTATCTGCCGGGGCAGGCCGAGACCCTGCTGCGGGCGCGCGAGCGCGAGGGCGGGGCCATCGTGCTGGCGGGCGTCGTCGGCTCCGGCAAGTCGACCACCATCGCCGCGTTGATGCGCGGCATTGCGCCCACGCGCAAGGTCATCACACTGGAAGACCCGGTGGAATACCACATCGGCAATGCCCTGCAGAACACACTGGCAGGCGCGTTGGCGGATTCCGCGTGGCCCGCCCTGGATGCCAAGCTCAAGACGATCAAGCGATCGGCGATGAACGACCTGTTGATCGGCGAGATCCGGGACACCCACACCGGCCGCGCCTTCATGGATCTGGCCAGCTCGGGCGTCAGCTTGTACGCCACCACGCATGCAGGCTCGGCAGCGATGATTCCAGAGCGCCTGGCGTCGGATGCGATCGGCGTGTCGCGCGAATTCCTGGCCTCGCCCGGCATCCTGAAGCTGCTTGTTTACCAGACCCTGCTCCCCCGGCTTTGCAATGGCTGCTCACTGCCGGTGGACAGTCTTTGGGGCGCAGCCCAACGGCACCAAGTGTCCGGCGCCGGGTGGGACTGGCGGGGATGGGTGCGGGAAATGCAAAGAGCTTTCGAGCTGGACGCGGATACGCTCAGGGTCAGGAACGCGGCGGGCTGCCCCGAGTGCCGGCGCGAGCAACTGCCCGAGCTCAACGGCACGGCGGGCCGCAGCGTCGCCGCGGAAATGGTGGAGCCCGAGCGCGCGGATGGATTCCTGGATCGGGTGCGCAAGCGCGACAACCTGGGGTTGAAGGATATGGTCCAGGCGGCCGGCCTGGCGGCCTGGCGCGAGGCCCCCACGCGTGGCGTGCGGGCGCTGGATTGCGCCCTGTACAAGGTCAGCCTGGGGGAAATCGACCCCCGGACGCTGCTGCGCAGGTTCGACCTGCCCGTGATGCCGAATGCCGTGGGCGTCGAACCGGCCAGGGGTGCTCATGGCTGA
- a CDS encoding TcpQ domain-containing protein yields MVRIFFLAAGLSCLGACTWSGQGSGVPSWQAASPPAQGFRFDWQLSGDPAVAPLQVFDDGRETWLQFVPGQPLPAIFGVGSDGERALPYVRRDPYVVIAGAWKGLSFRGGRLMARARRAQPGTPGPEERPEPESRAPEIAANGGAAQRLPPIPVAPGEPAPESPAQPAPAPLYRAAPPDVTLRAVLARWADMAGWTFQPQHWAVDVDIPLSATAEFSGDFKSAVRGLLGATELADRPLQPCFYGNRVLRVVPLAQSCSRAAASQGAAA; encoded by the coding sequence ATGGTACGAATCTTCTTCCTCGCGGCCGGGCTGTCCTGCCTGGGCGCTTGCACATGGTCCGGCCAAGGCTCGGGCGTGCCCTCGTGGCAGGCGGCCAGCCCGCCCGCCCAAGGCTTTCGCTTCGACTGGCAATTGTCCGGCGATCCCGCCGTCGCACCCTTGCAGGTGTTCGACGACGGCCGCGAAACCTGGCTGCAATTCGTGCCCGGCCAGCCCTTGCCCGCGATCTTCGGCGTGGGCAGCGATGGCGAGCGCGCCTTACCGTATGTGCGCCGCGATCCTTACGTGGTGATCGCCGGCGCATGGAAAGGCCTGTCCTTTCGTGGGGGGCGGCTGATGGCCAGGGCGCGGCGGGCGCAGCCGGGCACGCCGGGGCCGGAGGAAAGGCCGGAACCGGAATCTCGCGCGCCCGAGATCGCCGCCAACGGTGGCGCCGCGCAGCGCCTGCCGCCGATCCCGGTCGCGCCTGGGGAGCCGGCGCCTGAATCGCCGGCGCAGCCCGCGCCTGCGCCCCTGTACCGCGCGGCGCCGCCGGACGTCACGCTGCGGGCCGTGCTGGCACGTTGGGCGGACATGGCGGGGTGGACGTTTCAGCCGCAGCATTGGGCCGTGGACGTGGATATCCCGCTATCCGCCACCGCCGAATTCTCCGGCGACTTCAAGTCGGCAGTGCGTGGCCTGCTTGGCGCCACCGAACTGGCGGACAGACCCTTGCAACCCTGTTTCTATGGCAACCGCGTCCTGCGCGTCGTGCCCCTTGCCCAATCGTGCTCGCGCGCGGCGGCGTCGCAAGGAGCGGCGGCATGA
- a CDS encoding extracellular solute-binding protein: protein MKKLQLAGVARAMFASRRAWVFGAAMAMAGAANAAAVEIQVWHTLSDANKAEFEKLAKQYNKEQDDVRVTLRGFASSSALEQEAVSAVKAKKGPNLLQLNDNHSPEVVAQHKAVLPLYELLAKYPIKDLNWFIPATSSFTRDSKGRLLAFPWMAEVPVMFYNTAAYKKAGLDPNKPARTWVGLQAELLKLRDVADIDCPYASSDQVAVHLENLAPINNQLFTSNNNGLDAVGKKSAAPAMQFDTLYMRHISLMVSWKRSLLFMAYSGDNASDKLFAKGECAVLTANSGAFGQFLATKSLSFGVAPLPYYDQATKEGGKPFVSGSALWALDGHPQAQEKATAQFLAWLSKPVVAAEWHQRTGYLPLTEAAFRASDVSFYSRIPGAQTLIASMSAKPVANSRGFRMANYERIEPVLNKELTDAFEGKVPPVAALNNAASQARSIAAQPQR, encoded by the coding sequence ATGAAGAAACTGCAATTGGCGGGCGTTGCCCGCGCGATGTTCGCCAGCCGGCGCGCATGGGTATTTGGCGCTGCCATGGCGATGGCCGGCGCGGCGAATGCCGCCGCCGTCGAGATACAGGTCTGGCACACGCTGTCCGACGCAAACAAGGCAGAGTTTGAAAAGCTCGCCAAGCAATACAACAAGGAACAGGACGACGTCCGTGTGACGCTGCGCGGCTTTGCGTCGTCGTCCGCCCTCGAGCAGGAGGCCGTGTCCGCGGTCAAGGCCAAGAAAGGCCCCAACCTGCTGCAACTGAACGACAATCACTCGCCCGAGGTCGTGGCCCAGCACAAGGCGGTGCTTCCGCTGTACGAATTGCTGGCCAAGTACCCGATCAAGGACCTGAACTGGTTCATCCCCGCCACCAGCAGCTTCACGCGCGACAGCAAGGGCCGTCTGCTGGCCTTCCCCTGGATGGCTGAAGTGCCGGTGATGTTCTACAACACCGCCGCCTACAAGAAGGCCGGGCTGGATCCCAACAAGCCTGCCCGCACCTGGGTTGGCCTGCAGGCCGAACTGCTCAAGCTGCGCGACGTGGCCGATATTGACTGCCCCTACGCCTCCAGCGATCAGGTCGCGGTCCACCTTGAGAACCTGGCCCCGATCAACAATCAGCTGTTCACCAGCAACAACAACGGCCTGGATGCCGTCGGCAAGAAGTCTGCCGCGCCCGCCATGCAGTTCGACACGCTCTACATGCGCCATATCTCGCTGATGGTGAGCTGGAAGCGTTCGCTGCTGTTCATGGCGTACTCGGGCGACAACGCCAGCGACAAGCTGTTCGCCAAGGGCGAATGCGCGGTGCTGACGGCCAACTCCGGCGCGTTTGGCCAGTTCCTGGCCACCAAGTCGCTGTCCTTCGGCGTGGCGCCCCTGCCTTACTACGACCAGGCCACCAAGGAAGGCGGCAAGCCGTTCGTAAGCGGTTCGGCCTTGTGGGCGCTTGATGGCCATCCCCAAGCCCAGGAAAAGGCCACCGCGCAATTCCTGGCCTGGCTGTCCAAGCCGGTCGTCGCCGCCGAATGGCATCAGCGCACCGGCTATCTGCCGCTGACCGAGGCCGCTTTCCGCGCGTCCGACGTGTCGTTCTACAGCCGCATCCCGGGCGCCCAGACGCTGATCGCGTCGATGAGCGCCAAGCCTGTGGCCAACAGCCGCGGTTTCCGGATGGCCAACTACGAGCGCATCGAGCCCGTGCTGAACAAGGAACTCACCGATGCCTTCGAAGGCAAGGTGCCGCCGGTCGCGGCCCTGAACAACGCCGCCTCGCAGGCGCGCAGCATCGCGGCCCAACCGCAACGCTGA